The following coding sequences are from one Gossypium hirsutum isolate 1008001.06 chromosome A12, Gossypium_hirsutum_v2.1, whole genome shotgun sequence window:
- the LOC107947111 gene encoding probable WRKY transcription factor 53, translated as MEHRWNMEQGTLISELIQGMELAKQLRVHLDTASPTESMDLLVQKILSSYEKALLILQFSRTMSMGQPQQNVGATSGVPESPLSINGSPRSDDLDKDNQDTRDVSKKRKMFPRWTDHVRVTSESLLEGTHDDGYSWRKYGQKDILGAKYPRSYYRCTYRHTQDCWATKQVQRSDEDPTIFEITYRGTHTCVNGNQPVPPPASPEKQEYKLTNLNTNNNQQLQSQDILSNLRKGLRVNTEGLDNKEMATSFSFPSTSFGWLKTENNSFSPSAVHDNNNILNSFSSPFTSPATPELNYFSASQPQMNSFGGMLSTQNSEPDLKELISANTSATNSEIIDLDFSLDQVELDPNFQFDTQGFFSS; from the exons atgGAGCATAGATGGAACATGGAGCAGGGGACATTGATCAGTGAGTTGATTCAAGGGATGGAGTTAGCGAAACAGCTAAGGGTGCATTTAGATACAGCCTCTCCTACTGAATCAATGGACTTGTTAGTACAGAAGATTCTGTCTTCCTATGAGAAAGCTCTTCTGATTTTGCAATTCAGTAGGACTATGTCTATGGGACAGCCACAACAGAATGTGGGTGCAACATCCGGTGTGCCAGAGTCTCCTCTATCCATCAATGGCAGCCCTCGGAGTGATGATTTAGATAAGGATAACCAGGATACTAGAGATGTCTCAAAGAAGAG AAAGATGTTTCCGAGATGGACGGATCATGTGAGAGTTACTTCCGAAAGTCTGCTGGAAGGAACTCATGATGATGGCTACAGTTGGAGAAAATATGGGCAAAAAGACATCCTGGGAGCCAAATATCCTAG AAGCTATTATCGATGCACGTACCGGCACACGCAGGACTGCTGGGCCACAAAGCAAGTCCAGAGATCAGATGAAGATCCCACCATCTTTGAGATCACTTACAGGGGAACTCACACATGTGTCAATGGAAACCAGCCCGTTCCGCCACCAGCATCACCAGAAAAACAAGAATATAAATTGACCAACCTTAATACTAACAATAACCAACAATTGCAATCACAAGATATCCTCTCGAATCTTCGAAAAGGCCTAAGGGTCAATACCGAGGGCTTAGACAATAAAGAGATGGCAACTTCTTTTTCATTTCCTTCGACATCATTCGGGTGGCTTAAGACCGAAAACAATAGTTTTTCACCTTCAGCAGTACATGATAACAACAATATCTTAAACAGCTTTTCTTCCCCTTTCACGTCTCCTGCTACGCCTGAATTAAACTACTTTTCAGCTTCACAACCTCAGATGAACAGCTTCGGAGGGATGCTTAGCACACAAAACTCTGAACCTGATCTCAAGGAGTTGATTTCAGCCAACACTTCAGCCACCAACTCTGAAATTATAGACTTGGATTTCTCACTCGATCAAGTTGAGTTAGATCCAAATTTCCAATTCGATACCCAAGGATTTTTCTCCTCCTAA